The DNA region CGGCCAGGCCGCGGTAGGTCTGCTCAGCTTCGGTCTGGTGGCCATGGGCGTGGTACCAGAGCGTCGCGCCGCGTTGGGTGTTCGGGTACTGGTAGGCGCGGGTGCCGCCGGGGGTGATCAGGTCCATCGGGTGGCCGTCGCTGGCGGCGGGGACGTGGCCGCCGTGCAGGTGCACATTGGTCGGGGCCTCGATGCCGTTGGCGAAGGTGACCTCCACCGGCCGGTTCCCGCAGGCACGGATCGTCGGGCCGACCATCGCGCCGCCGTAGGTCAGGGCGGTGGACATGCGGCCGGGCAGGATCTCCAGGGTCGCGGGCTGGATGCCGATCTGGTAGCGGTCGACGCCGCCGTCGGTGCTCACCGGGCGGGCCGTGGCCGGGACCGGCATGGCGACGGTGAAAGGTTCCCCGCTCGGCCGGACCGCCTTGCGGTGGGCCATCTCCTGCACCCAGTTCGACCCGTGGGCGGCGTGTCCGCCCTCCTCGGCCGGGCCGAGCAGCCGCGGCATCGCGATCACCCCCGTGGTCACGGCTCCGGCGGTGAGCAGCGTACGCCTGGTAAACATTCGAGAATCCCCCTCGCGTTCCATGGTTTGAGAATGATCTTCACAGCCGCGGGCGGGCTTTTCCTCTCCCACAGTGCGGTTCTTCCGCGCGCGAAAGTCCGCAATGCGAAAGCTGACCGCAGGCGCCGGACCGGCCACAGTGACGATGGGAAGACCATGGCTGCAGACGAGCGGAGGGGTCGTGGCGCAGGCAGGCGACGTCGTGATCGAGTGCTGGTTCTCCACCTATCCGTTCCCGGGTTTCCTGGAACCGCTGGAGAAACTGGCCGAGGAGTTCACCACCGCGCACCCGGGGGTCCGGGTCGTGGTGCGCGGACATTCGTATGAGGAGCTGCCACGGATCGTCGCCGAGGCGGCGCTGCGCGGCCGGGCACCCGCGATCGCGACCTACTACTCGGGGGCGAGCCCGGTGGCCCGCGACACGCTCACCGCCGAGGGCAGGCCGCTGTTCGGCTCCGTCGAGCGAGCGATCGACGGCCGCGCCGAGATCCTGGGCGAAGAGGTGGTCAGCGACGACATCCTGGCCGCCCCCAAGGGTTTCTACACCATCGGCGGCGAACTGGTGGCGACTCCGTTCACGCTCACCACCAAGCTGATGTTCTCCAACACCGAACTGCTCGCCGCGGCGGGCGTCGCCGAGGTCCCACGCACGTGGGCCGAGGTGGAGCAGGCGAGCACGGCCCTGGCCGAGCACGTCGGGCACAGCATCGCGTGGCCGGTCGACGGCAAGTTCCTCCAGCACGCCATGGCCCAGCAGGCCGCCCCGGTCGCCGACCAGGACAACGGCCGGTCCGGCCGGGCGCGGGAGCTGTACCTGGCGGGCGCGGACATGCTCGCCTTCGTCGACTGGTGGCAGCGCCTGCACGCCAACGGGCACTACCTTCACACCGGAAAACAGGAGGACTGGGAGGGCACCTTCGGCGCACTGATCGGCCGCCAGGTCGCGATGCGGTTCAGTTCCTCCTTCGACGGCCGCTACATGGTCCGCGCGGGCGCGGAGGCGGGTTTCGAGGTCGCCGTCACCCCGGCCCCTTACAACGACGACCGCCCGTACGCAGGCAACTGGATCGGCGGCGACGCGTTCTGGCTGGCCGACAACCTCGACCCAACCACCCGCGACGGCGCACTGGCCTTCATCCAGTTCCTCAGTGCCCCCCGCAACGTCGCCGCCTGGCACCGCGGCACCGGCTCCACCCCCTTCACCCGCGGCGCGGTACGGCTACTGGAGGACGAGGGCTGGTTCGACGCCCACCCCCACCACCGCGTCCCCGCCGACCAACTCGACCGACCCGCCACCGGCCCAGGCGGCCACGCCGCCCTGATCGGCGACTACCACGGCATCCAACTAATCCTCATGGACGCCGTACAAGACATCCTCGACCACGGCATCGACCCCACAGACCGCTTCGCAACCGCCCAACGCGACGCCCAAGCCCTACTTGACGCCTACAACCGCGACGCCCAGACCCCCGGCCCCAAACCAGAACACTGCCACCGCGTCCGAATCTAACCGGCAACGGCAACCGCAACGGCAACGGCAACCGCAACGGCAACGGCAACCGCAACGGCAACGGCAACGGCAACGGCAACGGGAACGGGAACGGGAACGGGAACGGGAACGGGAACGGGAACGGGGCAGCAAACCACCCACCCATCGCAACGGGCCAAGCGAACGGCCTGTTTGGGTGGTTCGCCTTGATTTGGGGGAAATGGGCCTAAAATCGCGGTGCGGGTGAGGTTCCTTGAGCTCGCCTTTTGACCCGCACAGGCCCATTTCTAGGGGCCCCAAATCAAGGCGAACCACCCAAACAGGCACCCCACCACCCAACCGGAGCCGACCACCCAACCGGAGCCGACCACCCAAGCGGAGCCGACCACCCAAGCGGAGCCGACCACCGAGCCCAGACCTACCCGTAACACAAGAACGCCGTGGGGAACCAGGCCCCCACGGCGTTTCTCCCGTCACAGCACTACTTCCGCGTACACACCACAGCCTCATCCGGCCCAAGCTCCCCCGCCAACACCGCCCGAAACGCCTCAGCCATAGCCTTCGGCCCCTTGAACCGCCGAACCTTCAACCACCGAGCCACAGCATCAACCGTCGCCCGCTCAACCCGACGAGCCCGGCCCTCATAACCGTCATCGACCTCGCGCTGCATCTCCTCCTGATGCGGACTGAAGAAGATCCGCGGCTGCGGCGTCAGCTCAGGCGGATCGATCACCGCACTCGGATGGGTGTACCCGACAAGCGCGCTGTCACGAACCGCACCCCCGAAATGAGCATGAATGGCACCCAGATGCTTGATATCTCCCGCGATGTCAACCACCAACACCGGCTTGCCGTCAGCCTGAATCGTGTCGACCGCGTCATAACCAACCACCGTGTCAAACACGTCCAACCCAGCAACGAACCCGACACGATGGCTGGCAGTCACCCCAACCAGCCGCAACCCGACCAGACCGACCAACTGCGTAGCCACAGTGATAGCGGTCTTGCTAGACGCACTCGTGACCACCACAGTGCGCCCACCGTCCGCGACATGCGCGGCGATAAGATTGGCCACGGTGAACGCCGCGGTGAACAGCGGCCGCAGCACAGTCCGGTGGTCGTCGAGATCGTCCACCTCCCAAGCCCGCCGATACGTCCGATACCAGGGATGCATGAAGTCGGCCCGCTGCGGCGTCAGGTCAAAGAACCCGTCCTCTGTAGACTGCGGAACCTCGACCACATGATGCGACGACATCGGCACATACCCGAAGAACCGCTCACCGACAGCGATGGCAGGGTGCCTGCTCTCGGCGACCGAGACCGTCCCCCACACCGGGATCCGCCCGTATCCGGTCGGCGCCGGGAACGCCTCCCAGAAGGGCAGCTCGGAGTCGCCGAGGCGGGCGTACGTGGCATTGTTGGCGGTCAGGGCGAACTTCTCCACCGAAAGCCGGATCTGGCCGTCGCGCAACGGGTCACCGGCCCGGGGGCGCAGTCGCGCCCGGCTGAGATCGTTGCGGGGATAGACCAGGTCCCACTCGGCTAAGTGCGGCACGACGCTCTCCTCTTGCTATGCCGGGGTCAGTCGGGCAGACGGACAGATAGCCGGTGGCGGAACACGTCGCGCGGGTCGTAGCGCCGCTTGACCTCCTGCAGCCGCGGGTAGTTGTCCTTGAAGTACAGGGTCTGCCACGGGACGCCGGAGGTGTTCTGCTCCGGGTCGGCGAGGTCGGCATCCGGATAGTTGATGTACGAGCCGTCGGTGCGCCCGTCGACCCCCGGCACGCCGCCGGTGTCGGCGTAGATGTCGGCGTAGAGCGAACGCAGGCCCCCGATCGTGCGCTCGTCGTCGGCCGGGTCGGCCCACGCGGCGAGGTAGGTCGCCTTGAAGACGGAGTCGCGGTGCGGGGTGGCGCAGTCGGCCGGGTCGGCGGCGTTGACCTTGCCGCCATAGCCGATCAGGATCACCTGGGTGTGCACCGGGTCCGGCTGGTCGAGGTGGGCCCGGATGGCCGCGATCTGGCGCTCGTCGAAGCCCTCGCGGTGCATCGCGGCCTTGATCTTGATCCGGCGGGCGTCCTGGCTGCCCGGGTCGCCCCAGCCGGGGTAGGTCGACACATACAGCCACGGCTTGACCTGCTGGGCCAGGAACACCGGGTCCACCCCGACACCCTCGGACACCGCGGCGAAGAACCCGTCCACCAGCGCTTGCGCGTCGGGCACGTCGTCGTCCACCGCGGCGCCGACCATCAGCCCGTGCGCGTCGCGGTGGCTGCCGTGCAGGAACCCGGTCATCGCCGCGTACGGCGAGTCGGGCGCGCTGTTGGCCTCGAACCACGCGCCGAAGTTGCGGATCAGCCGCACGCTCGCCTCGTCCGACAGCGAGGGCCACGGCCACATCGCGAAACCCTGTCGCCACGACGTCGGCGCCTTCGGCAGCAGCTCGGCCGGGTCGTCGGACGGCGTGCCGGGCGCCCGCACCCAGAACTTGGTGACGACACCGAACGTGCCGCCGCCCCCGCCGGTGTGCGCCCACCACAGGTCGCGGTTCGGGTCATCGGCCTCGCGGGTGGCCACCAACAGGCGCGCGGTGCCATCGGCATCGACCACGACGACCTCGACGGCGTACAGATAGTCGACCACCGCGCCGAACCGGCGTGACAGCGGCCCGTAGCCGCCTCCGGTGACGTGTCCGCCGAAGCCGACCTCGGCGCCCTCACCAGCCGGGATCGTCACCCCCCAACCTTTGTAGAGGACCCGGTAGACGTGCCGCAGCGTGGCGCCCGGCTCGATGGCGAAGGCGCGCATGTCGGCGTCGTACCCGACGGAGGTCATCTCCGACATGTCGATCAACGCGTCGACGTCGGCCGAGGTGAAGTCCTCGAAGCCGTGCCCGCCACTGCGCACCTGCACCCGCGCGCCCGCCGCGACAGCCTCGCCGACGGCGGCGACGACCTGCTGGGCGGTGGCGACGACCCGGACATAGGCGGGCTTGCCCGCGAACCGGTGGTTCGTCCCGCACAGCATGCTCTCGTAGCGGGGATCCCCCGCGCTGATAGTCGCGGGCCCGAAGACCGAGTCCTCACTCATTTGGGGGCGCCCTTCACCTCGTCGCCTGCTGGTGTCCCCCCATCGTCGTCGGGGGCAGGCATGAACGTCCTCTTCGCGTGTGCTTTCTTTGCGTGTCAACGAATTCAGCACACACTGAGTGGTGGCGGAGCCTGGTTTGACGTCACGATCGATGAGATCGCTATCCAACGATCCGTGAGGAGACGACGGTGAAACTCGGGTTGGAGCTGGGGGCATTCTCCTGGGAAGGCGGCCCCGAGCGGGTCGGGGCGACACTCGCCGAGATCGGGCGCACCGCCGACGACGCCGGGTTCGATGTCATCGGGGTCGCCGACCATCTGTGGCAGGGGCCGCATTCAGGCGGTCCTGAGTTGCCGATGCTGGAGTGCTTCACGACGCTGGCCACGCTGGCCGCTCACACCAGCCGGATTCGGTTGATGACGGGTGTGGCGGGGGTGCACTTTCGGCATCCGGCGGTGCTGGCCAAGGCGATTACGTCTTTGGACGTGATCTCTGGTGGGCGGGCTGTGTTGGGCATCGGGGTGGGTTGGGACGCTGATGAGTGTGTGGGGAACGGGATTCCGTTTCCGCCGGTGAAGCAGCGGTTTGAGATGTTGGAGGAGGCGCTGCGGGTTTGTTTGGCGTTTTGGGAGGGGCCGCAGGGTAGTGGTGAGCCGGTGGTGGGTGAGCATTATGTGTTGGAGCGGGTGTTGAACCTGCCGCAGGCGATCAACCGGCCGCCGATCCTGATCGGTGGCGGTGGAAACAAGACACTGAAGCTGGTGGCGCGGTACGGGGATGCCTGCAACCTTTATCCCACGCCGGATCTCGCCGATCGTCTTGACCTGCTGCGGGCGCTGTGTGTGGAGAGCGGGCGAGACTACGCGAGTATCGAGAAGACTGTGATTCTGCCTGTCGCGGCTGATGTTGACGTCGACGGGCTGGTCGGGCTGTTGCAGAGTCTGTCTGGTGTGGACACTGCTATCGCTATCGTTGAAGGGGCTACGCCGGTTCGGACTGTGGAACTGTTGGCGGACAAGGTGCTGCCCGCGATCGGTTGAGCGCCAGTTCGGTGGCGGGTGCCTGTTTGGGTGGTTCGCCTTGATTTGGGGCCCCTAGAAATGGGCCTGTGCGGGTCAAAAGGCGAGCTCAAGGAACCTCACCCGCACCGCGATTTTAGGCCCATTTCCCCCAAATCAAGGCGAACCACCCAAACAGGCCGTTCCGTTGTGCCCCTTGCGTTCCGTTGTGCTGACTTTAGGGATCTGGTTAATGCGGCGAGCCGCGGCTGGGCGATGGGCGCTCAGCCGCGGCTCGGTGTGGTGCGGGTTCTACAGCTATCAGCCCTGCGGGGGCTCGAAGAGCGGGCGGATCTCGACGCCGCCGCGCCAGGTGGTCGGGCTGGTCTTGGCCAGCTCGACGGCCTGGTCGAGGTCTTCGGCCTCCAGGATGAAGAAGCCGGTGATGGCGTGGGTGCCGTCGACGAACGTGCCCTCGACGACCTCGCCCTTCTTGCCCTTGACCGTCTTGCCCTCGGTGCTGGCGTGCAGGGCGTAGCCGTCAAGGATCTTGGCGCCGAGCTCGTCGACCTTGCCGCCGAAGGCCTCGTGGCCTGCCATCTCGTCCTCAGGGGCGGCCATCGGGTCGGCGGGCGTGGGCGCCCAGAGCAGCACAGCGAACTTCGCCATGGTGGATCCCTCCTATTTTTGTTGATTTCCTGGATATCACTGCGGTCCCGGGTGGCAGCAAGATCACCACATCGGTGTCCCCCAGCTTCGCCGCGTCGGACGCGGCGAACCCGCCGGTCTGGGGTGGTCCAGACTCGGCGGAAATCTTGATCGTGCGCATGGCCGTCAGCCCCGCCCGCGCAGGACGGGGATGGTGAGCAGGGCGAGCAGTACGGCGCTGATTCCGGCGACCACGGCGAAACCGTCGCTGAAGGCTGAGCGGGCCGCGCTCAGCAGGGCTGCGGCGTCGGGCAGTGATGTCGCCTCGGCGGTGGCTCGGGCCAGGCTCTCGCGCACCGCGTCGGCCACTCCGGGCGTCAGGCCGTCGGGCATGTCGTCGCTGACGCCGACGCGATAGACCAGGCCGCCCAGGGAACCGAGAGTGGCCATGCCCAGGGCTGAGCCGAGTTCGTTGCTGATCTGCGGTAGCGCTGACGCCGCTCCTGCCTTCTCCGGTGGCGCGGACGATACGACCAGGCCGGTGCTCAGCGCGAGCAGCGGGCCGCCGCCCAGGCACCATACCGTGTTGCCCAGGATCACCAAGCCCACGCCGGACTCGGGACCGACCATGGCCAGGATGACCAGACCCGCGACAACAGCCAGGATACCCGCGGCGATCAACACCGCGGGACGAATCCTGCGGGCCAGGATCGGTGCGACGGTGACGCTGACCATCCCGGTCGCCAGGCCGGGGATCATCGCCAGGCCCGCGTCCAGCGGTGACAGGCCCGCGACGGACTGCAGGTACTGGGTCATAAAAAGCAAGGTGGCGCCGGTCAGTGAGCTGTAGGCCAGCAGGCTCAGCAGCGAGACACGGAAAGCGCCGATGCGGAACAGGCTCAGGTCGAGCATCGGGTCGGTCAGGCCGCGCTGTCTGCGTAGGAACAGCACGCCCATCCCGACGCCGAGTGCCAAGGCGGCCGTGGGGCCGAGCGCCCATCCGTGCCGGGCGAGTTCCTTGACGCCGTAGACGAACGGGAGGATCGCGCCGAGGGAGAGTAGGACGCTGGTCAGGTCGATCCGGCCCGCGGTGGGGTCGCGGAACTCCGGCAGCACCCGAGGGCCGACCAGGAGCAGCAACAGGACGGCGGGCACGCCCAGCAGGAACACTGAGCCCCACCAGAAGTACTCCAGCATGACCCCGCCGATCACCGGACCGAGGATGGCCCCCGCGGTGAAGGAACCCGCCCACACCCCGATCGCGAAGCCCAGCTGTCGCGGGTCGCGGAACAGGGTGGTGATCAGGGACAAAGTGGACGGTGCCAGGGTCGCGCCCGCGATGCCGAGGAGCGCGCGGGCCGCGATCAGCATCTCGGCGCTGGTGGAGTAGGCGGCGAGGATCGAGGCGACGGCGAACACCGACGCGCCGAGCAGCAGCATCCGGCGCCTGCCGAAGCGGTCGCCGAGGTTGCCCATGGTGATGAGGAAGCCGCCGACCAGGAACCCGTAGATGTCCATGATCCAGAGCTGTTGGGCGCTGGTGGCGGACAGGTCCGCGCTGAGTTGCGGCAGTGCGAGCAGCAGAACGAAGATGTCAAAGGAAACCATCAGGGTCGGCAGGGCGAGTACGGCCAAGCCGATCCACTCTCGTCGGGTGGCGCGCGGCGGCTCGGTGGTCCCGGACGTCGGGGACATCTCGGGTGTCGTGGTCATGGTTCGCCAGCTCCTTGTTCCCGCTGGCGGTGGTGCCCGGCCCGCGCGTGGACGGGCACCACAGCCGTGGACTTCGGGCTAAGCCTCGTTCGCGGCGACCACCGCGTTCGAGTCCTCTTTGTCCGGTGCCGCTTGCTCCGGCGCCGCGGCCGCCGCGCCGAGCGGAGGCACCCCGCGCATCGTGGCGTAGATGATCACCGCGATGGCGCTGAAGACGACGGCGCCGAGTATCGCCATCGTGTGCATGCCGCCCGCGAACGCCTCGTGGGCGACCCTGGACAGCGCGTCACCGATCTGCTCTGGCAGGGAGGTCGCGGCCACGTTGGCGCCCGCGACGCTCTCGGTGGCCTGCGCCGAGGTCTCGGCCGACACCCCGGCGGGCATCGACTCGCCCAGGTCCGAGCGGTAGACCGCGACACCGACCGCGCCCAGCGTGGCCACACCCAGCGCCGCGCCCAGCTCGTTGCTGATCTGTGGCAGCGCCGAGGCCGCGCCCATCTTCTCCGGCGGGGCCGCGGCCAGGATCAGGTTCATGCCCAGCGCCATCAGCGGACCACCGCCGAAGCTCATGAGCGCGAACCCGATGATCAGACCGGCGGGCCCGTCCGCGGCGTCGGTGAAGGCGAACATCAGGATGCCGACGATCGAGATCGCCATACCGCCCGACATCAGCACCGCGGGCCGGATCTTCTGGCCCAGCTGCGGGGAGACCATCACACTGATCATCGCCGCGACCATGCCCGGTATCAGCGACAGACCGGCCTGGAACGACGACAGGCCCGCGACCGACTGGAAGAACTGGGTCATGAACAGCAGCGTGGCCCCGCCGAGGATGCTGAACATCAGCAGACCCAGCAGACCAAGGCTGAATGTTCGGCTGCGGAACAGGTCCAGGTCGAGCAGTGGGGACTCCAGCGCCTTTTGGCGCCGGATGAACAGCACCCCGAACACCAGGCCCACCAGCGAGATCGCGATCGGCCCCACGGTCCAGCCGTCGCGGGCGATCTCCTTGATGCCGTAGATGAACGGCAGGATCCCCAGCAGGGACAGTGCGATGCTCAACGGGTCGATCCGGCCCGCGTTCGGGTTCTTGGCCTCCGGCAACAGGAACGGGCCCGTCGCCAGCAGGATGACCATCGGGGGCACGCCGAGCAGGAACACCGAGCCCCACCAGAAGTGGTTCAGCATGATCCCGCCGAGCAGCGGCCCGACGATCGCGCCCGCCGAGAAGGTGGCGGCCCAGATGCCGATGGCCGCGCCCATCTGCTTGGGGTCCTTGAACAGGGTGGTGATCAGCGACAGCGTCGACGGGCCGAGGGTGGCGCCCGCGATGCCGAGGATGGCGCGGATGGCGATCAGCATCTCGGGGCTGGTGGAGAACGCCCCGACCGCCGACGCGACACCGAACACGACGGCGCCGATGAGCAGGAGTTTTCGTCTGCCTATCCGATCGCCGAGCGTGCCCATGGTGATCAGGAAGCCACCGACCATGAAGCCATAGATGTCAGTGATCCACAGTTGTTCGATACCGGTGGCGCCGAGATCGGCAGTCAGATTGGGCAACGCCAGCAGCAGCACGAACATGTCGATCGCCACCAGCAGCGTCACCACACACAAGACTGCCATTCCGGCCCACTCCCGTGGGCCTGCCTTGGCAGGTGCGTCAGACACGATTACACCTTCCTAAGAGGGCCGCCCCTTGCGGCGGCCACGATGGTGGAATCGGCCCGCCTGCGACGAACCGGCCGAGTCCCACAGCCGGTTTGCCCGCACGAACGACCCCTACCCGTGCCGCCGCGTCGCGGACGATCACCTTGAGCCACTACGGTAAGTGAGGAGCCGTCACCGAGGCCAGTGCGTCAGGCACCCATACGGCATGCATTGCGCATGTGCGGACCAAACGGACTGTTAACTACTTCTTAACTGCGGTAAAGAACGCGAAGCTGCCCGGGCCGCTGAGGTCGCGAACCTCCATCCCCGCGTCGGCCAGCCAGCCGCGAATCTGCTCGCGGGTGAAGAGCAACATGCCCTCCGGCCTGCTCGGGAAGTGGTGCGTGCGCTGGAAGAACTCGGCGATCGGGTCCTCTTCCCAGACGAACGTCATCGCGGTGAACGTCCCACCCGGACGCAGGCACCGGCCGACCTCGGCGATCGCCTCGCCCACCTGCTCGGGGAAGGCCTGCAGCGCGTTCCAGCAGGTCACCGCGCCCAGGCTGCCGTCGTCGAAGGGCAGGTCGAGCGCGCTGGCCAGCACGGCGGGCACCTTCGGCAGGCGCCTGCGCATGACGGCCAGCATGGACAGTCCCGTGTCGACCACGATCACCCGATCGTGACCCACCGTGTCAGCGAGCACCGCGGTCCAGCGGCCGGTCCCGGCGGCCAGGTCCAACACCGGGCCCTCGACCGGCGCCACGTGACTCGACAGGTAGGCGTCCTCGTCGGCGATGGACACCTCGTCGCCCCAGTTGGATCCCGCGGTGCGCAGGAACGCGGGCCG from Alloactinosynnema sp. L-07 includes:
- a CDS encoding MFS transporter, with translation MTTTPEMSPTSGTTEPPRATRREWIGLAVLALPTLMVSFDIFVLLLALPQLSADLSATSAQQLWIMDIYGFLVGGFLITMGNLGDRFGRRRMLLLGASVFAVASILAAYSTSAEMLIAARALLGIAGATLAPSTLSLITTLFRDPRQLGFAIGVWAGSFTAGAILGPVIGGVMLEYFWWGSVFLLGVPAVLLLLLVGPRVLPEFRDPTAGRIDLTSVLLSLGAILPFVYGVKELARHGWALGPTAALALGVGMGVLFLRRQRGLTDPMLDLSLFRIGAFRVSLLSLLAYSSLTGATLLFMTQYLQSVAGLSPLDAGLAMIPGLATGMVSVTVAPILARRIRPAVLIAAGILAVVAGLVILAMVGPESGVGLVILGNTVWCLGGGPLLALSTGLVVSSAPPEKAGAASALPQISNELGSALGMATLGSLGGLVYRVGVSDDMPDGLTPGVADAVRESLARATAEATSLPDAAALLSAARSAFSDGFAVVAGISAVLLALLTIPVLRGRG
- a CDS encoding DUF2855 family protein, which translates into the protein MPHLAEWDLVYPRNDLSRARLRPRAGDPLRDGQIRLSVEKFALTANNATYARLGDSELPFWEAFPAPTGYGRIPVWGTVSVAESRHPAIAVGERFFGYVPMSSHHVVEVPQSTEDGFFDLTPQRADFMHPWYRTYRRAWEVDDLDDHRTVLRPLFTAAFTVANLIAAHVADGGRTVVVTSASSKTAITVATQLVGLVGLRLVGVTASHRVGFVAGLDVFDTVVGYDAVDTIQADGKPVLVVDIAGDIKHLGAIHAHFGGAVRDSALVGYTHPSAVIDPPELTPQPRIFFSPHQEEMQREVDDGYEGRARRVERATVDAVARWLKVRRFKGPKAMAEAFRAVLAGELGPDEAVVCTRK
- a CDS encoding extracellular solute-binding protein, which produces MAQAGDVVIECWFSTYPFPGFLEPLEKLAEEFTTAHPGVRVVVRGHSYEELPRIVAEAALRGRAPAIATYYSGASPVARDTLTAEGRPLFGSVERAIDGRAEILGEEVVSDDILAAPKGFYTIGGELVATPFTLTTKLMFSNTELLAAAGVAEVPRTWAEVEQASTALAEHVGHSIAWPVDGKFLQHAMAQQAAPVADQDNGRSGRARELYLAGADMLAFVDWWQRLHANGHYLHTGKQEDWEGTFGALIGRQVAMRFSSSFDGRYMVRAGAEAGFEVAVTPAPYNDDRPYAGNWIGGDAFWLADNLDPTTRDGALAFIQFLSAPRNVAAWHRGTGSTPFTRGAVRLLEDEGWFDAHPHHRVPADQLDRPATGPGGHAALIGDYHGIQLILMDAVQDILDHGIDPTDRFATAQRDAQALLDAYNRDAQTPGPKPEHCHRVRI
- a CDS encoding LLM class flavin-dependent oxidoreductase, with the protein product MKLGLELGAFSWEGGPERVGATLAEIGRTADDAGFDVIGVADHLWQGPHSGGPELPMLECFTTLATLAAHTSRIRLMTGVAGVHFRHPAVLAKAITSLDVISGGRAVLGIGVGWDADECVGNGIPFPPVKQRFEMLEEALRVCLAFWEGPQGSGEPVVGEHYVLERVLNLPQAINRPPILIGGGGNKTLKLVARYGDACNLYPTPDLADRLDLLRALCVESGRDYASIEKTVILPVAADVDVDGLVGLLQSLSGVDTAIAIVEGATPVRTVELLADKVLPAIG
- a CDS encoding FAD-binding protein, which translates into the protein MSEDSVFGPATISAGDPRYESMLCGTNHRFAGKPAYVRVVATAQQVVAAVGEAVAAGARVQVRSGGHGFEDFTSADVDALIDMSEMTSVGYDADMRAFAIEPGATLRHVYRVLYKGWGVTIPAGEGAEVGFGGHVTGGGYGPLSRRFGAVVDYLYAVEVVVVDADGTARLLVATREADDPNRDLWWAHTGGGGGTFGVVTKFWVRAPGTPSDDPAELLPKAPTSWRQGFAMWPWPSLSDEASVRLIRNFGAWFEANSAPDSPYAAMTGFLHGSHRDAHGLMVGAAVDDDVPDAQALVDGFFAAVSEGVGVDPVFLAQQVKPWLYVSTYPGWGDPGSQDARRIKIKAAMHREGFDERQIAAIRAHLDQPDPVHTQVILIGYGGKVNAADPADCATPHRDSVFKATYLAAWADPADDERTIGGLRSLYADIYADTGGVPGVDGRTDGSYINYPDADLADPEQNTSGVPWQTLYFKDNYPRLQEVKRRYDPRDVFRHRLSVRLPD
- a CDS encoding YciI family protein, translating into MAKFAVLLWAPTPADPMAAPEDEMAGHEAFGGKVDELGAKILDGYALHASTEGKTVKGKKGEVVEGTFVDGTHAITGFFILEAEDLDQAVELAKTSPTTWRGGVEIRPLFEPPQG
- a CDS encoding MFS transporter, with the translated sequence MSDAPAKAGPREWAGMAVLCVVTLLVAIDMFVLLLALPNLTADLGATGIEQLWITDIYGFMVGGFLITMGTLGDRIGRRKLLLIGAVVFGVASAVGAFSTSPEMLIAIRAILGIAGATLGPSTLSLITTLFKDPKQMGAAIGIWAATFSAGAIVGPLLGGIMLNHFWWGSVFLLGVPPMVILLATGPFLLPEAKNPNAGRIDPLSIALSLLGILPFIYGIKEIARDGWTVGPIAISLVGLVFGVLFIRRQKALESPLLDLDLFRSRTFSLGLLGLLMFSILGGATLLFMTQFFQSVAGLSSFQAGLSLIPGMVAAMISVMVSPQLGQKIRPAVLMSGGMAISIVGILMFAFTDAADGPAGLIIGFALMSFGGGPLMALGMNLILAAAPPEKMGAASALPQISNELGAALGVATLGAVGVAVYRSDLGESMPAGVSAETSAQATESVAGANVAATSLPEQIGDALSRVAHEAFAGGMHTMAILGAVVFSAIAVIIYATMRGVPPLGAAAAAPEQAAPDKEDSNAVVAANEA